The following proteins come from a genomic window of Mariniflexile sp. TRM1-10:
- a CDS encoding three component ABC system middle component, which translates to MRAKDINILLYNPIWTSKILHHFISGACESKLGKLKFELIYMGLPFIFDEVIFEKLINSNKNSSISTLFKSIELKNQLILMPNKIEEFKKITNQGLIYLGNKHKLVISDFIQMDDKIQYNKEQDMMKKQYFKAAYNWGQIIAKEDCKNIFIKLEIVNI; encoded by the coding sequence ATGAGAGCAAAAGACATCAATATCTTACTTTACAATCCAATTTGGACAAGCAAAATTCTTCATCATTTTATTAGTGGAGCTTGTGAATCTAAGTTAGGGAAATTAAAATTTGAACTCATCTATATGGGATTGCCTTTCATTTTTGATGAAGTGATTTTTGAGAAATTAATTAATAGTAATAAAAACTCATCTATATCTACTTTATTTAAGTCTATTGAGCTAAAAAATCAACTTATATTAATGCCTAATAAAATTGAAGAATTTAAAAAAATCACAAATCAAGGACTAATATATCTTGGCAATAAACACAAATTAGTCATAAGCGATTTCATTCAAATGGATGATAAAATTCAATATAATAAGGAGCAGGATATGATGAAAAAGCAGTATTTTAAGGCTGCATATAATTGGGGGCAAATAATCGCAAAAGAAGACTGTAAAAACATTTTTATTAAACTCGAAATTGTAAACATATGA
- a CDS encoding DUF3732 domain-containing protein, translating into MNAILHKIVIFGRADEIRNVDLKPGLNIITGDSKTGKSALIEIVDYCLFSSRSTIPKGIIDKFAEMFAVILKVSDKYISIARPNSSNGSGGDVYLRFETDDNFLANLNKEYFTSTQAKKLKDAQEEVERHLGLSISDTRTDSEEDKRNAGKVTLRSMVSLLFQHQNLIANKHSLFYRFEDFNKRKKTIADFPIFIGWESNEYFLIRRELEQKRKELRIEEKLIEKLKINDEELSEKIRLLLKSYFVFIGMELDDNLSIRQLKDISYNLPSISINSFSNSNLKLEIENKESKRFDLKEVLSEKEILLRELSNNNVLSHTYSNRLRSIDQVLIEETKDDNLKCPVCSNQVTEITSIVNSLSESKTKLKTELSKIGTYEIDNSGQIESLQKDRDSLKRQIAILSSEIQKLEEQDEIFIKNKSLIEQANILKGATDANIKQLVKQNTMVKGSSSIEEIKERIKWLQEKLEGFDVTTKIKEAEGFLADRMTAVCEKLDFETELRPGRLQFRLEDFSFYYHFNEKEKILLSEMGSGANWLACHLSIFIAFLHLNCKSKKSSIPSFLMIDQPSQVYFPRAYKDTDGMEGELDENIKQVKNIFTVLKDELEFIKKDCGFLPQIIVMDHADEPEFESYVRKRWKNGGEKLI; encoded by the coding sequence ATGAATGCAATATTACACAAAATAGTCATCTTCGGACGAGCTGATGAAATACGGAATGTAGATTTAAAGCCCGGATTAAATATTATTACTGGAGATTCTAAAACAGGAAAAAGTGCTTTAATTGAAATTGTTGATTACTGCCTTTTTTCAAGTCGGTCAACTATACCTAAAGGGATTATAGACAAGTTTGCAGAAATGTTTGCAGTTATTTTGAAGGTTTCTGATAAGTATATTTCCATTGCTCGTCCAAATTCAAGCAATGGTAGTGGTGGGGATGTTTATCTTCGATTTGAAACTGACGACAACTTTCTAGCTAATCTTAATAAAGAATATTTTACATCTACACAAGCTAAAAAATTAAAGGATGCTCAAGAAGAAGTTGAGCGACATTTGGGTCTATCTATTTCTGATACTAGAACTGATAGCGAAGAAGATAAAAGGAATGCAGGGAAGGTAACTCTGAGAAGTATGGTTTCTTTATTATTTCAGCATCAAAATTTAATTGCAAATAAGCACAGCCTCTTTTATCGTTTTGAAGACTTTAATAAGCGAAAGAAAACTATTGCAGATTTCCCTATTTTCATTGGGTGGGAAAGCAATGAGTATTTTCTCATTAGAAGAGAATTAGAGCAAAAAAGAAAAGAACTAAGGATAGAAGAAAAGCTTATTGAGAAATTAAAAATAAATGATGAAGAATTATCAGAAAAAATCAGATTATTATTAAAATCTTATTTTGTATTTATAGGTATGGAATTAGATGATAATTTATCTATCAGACAATTAAAAGATATTTCATATAATCTTCCATCTATTTCAATCAACTCTTTTAGTAACTCAAATCTAAAATTAGAAATAGAAAATAAAGAATCTAAAAGATTTGATTTAAAAGAAGTGCTTTCTGAGAAAGAGATTTTATTACGGGAACTTTCGAACAACAATGTGCTATCTCATACATATTCTAATAGGTTACGAAGTATTGATCAAGTCCTAATTGAAGAAACAAAGGATGATAATTTAAAATGTCCTGTATGTAGCAATCAAGTTACTGAAATCACTTCTATAGTTAATTCATTATCAGAATCTAAAACAAAACTCAAAACTGAATTATCTAAAATAGGAACTTATGAAATAGATAATTCAGGACAAATTGAATCGTTGCAAAAAGATAGGGATAGTTTAAAACGTCAAATAGCCATTCTTTCGTCAGAAATTCAAAAACTGGAAGAACAAGATGAAATATTCATTAAGAATAAATCACTTATTGAACAGGCTAATATATTAAAGGGAGCAACTGATGCCAATATTAAACAATTGGTAAAGCAAAATACAATGGTTAAAGGTTCATCCAGTATTGAAGAAATAAAAGAAAGGATCAAATGGCTACAAGAAAAGTTGGAGGGGTTTGATGTAACTACAAAAATAAAAGAAGCCGAAGGTTTTCTTGCTGACCGAATGACAGCTGTATGCGAAAAACTGGACTTTGAAACAGAACTTAGACCCGGAAGGCTACAATTCCGGTTAGAAGATTTTTCTTTCTATTATCATTTCAATGAGAAAGAAAAGATTCTTCTTTCAGAGATGGGTAGTGGTGCTAACTGGCTAGCTTGTCATCTTTCTATTTTCATTGCATTTCTTCATTTAAATTGTAAATCAAAAAAATCAAGTATCCCTTCTTTTTTAATGATTGACCAACCGAGTCAAGTTTATTTCCCAAGGGCTTATAAAGATACAGATGGTATGGAAGGCGAGTTGGATGAAAACATAAAACAGGTTAAAAATATATTTACCGTATTAAAAGATGAATTAGAGTTCATAAAAAAAGATTGTGGTTTCTTGCCACAAATAATTGTTATGGACCACGCAGATGAACCCGAGTTTGAATCCTATGTTAGAAAACGATGGAAAAACGGTGGTGAAAAGTTAATATGA